The following proteins are co-located in the Triticum aestivum cultivar Chinese Spring chromosome 1A, IWGSC CS RefSeq v2.1, whole genome shotgun sequence genome:
- the LOC123179961 gene encoding putative F-box protein At1g47765 produces the protein MSGPRSSAAPPLDDHDLLAEILLRLPPQPSSLPRVSAVCKLWRSLASDPGFSRRFRAHHRRNPPLLVCLVDDFCQVRFQPILERPNRVPQSSFPVPIAASGRFRILGCRHGLVLILHDSQKQLLVWDPVTGDQHRLDIPRGFAKQTWINAAVRRAPGDLHHFQVVLVGNSDVQSTQAVASVYSSAT, from the coding sequence ATGAGTGGCCCCCGCTCGTCGGCGGCGCCGCCGCTGGACGACCACGACCTGCTCgccgagatcctcctccgcctccccccgCAGCCCTCCTCCCTCCCCCGCGTCTCCGCCGTCTGCAAATTGTGGCGCAGCCTCGCCTCCGACCCCGGCTTCTCCCGCCGCTTCCGCGCGCACCACCGCCGAAACCCTCCCCTCCTTGTCTGCCTCGTCGATGATTTTTGCCAGGTTCGCTTCCAGCCTATCCTGGAGCGCCCCAATCGCGTCCCGCAATCCAGCTTCCCCGTCCCAATCGCCGCCAGCGGCCGCTTCCGGATCCTCGGATGCCGCCATGGCCTCGTACTCATCTTGCACGACTCACAGAAGCAGCTCCTGGTGTGGGACCCCGTCACCGGTGACCAGCACCGCCTGGACATTCCCCGGGGGTTCGCCAAGCAAACCTGGATCAACGCGGCGGTGCGTCGTGCTCCGGGAGATTTACACCATTTCCAGGTGGTCTTGGTAGGCAACAGCGACGTGCAAAGTACACAAGCAGTAGCCTCTGTTTACTCGTCAGCAACTTGA